The window TCTGCTGAGGGCATCCTGGACGTTGCTTGTGCTGAACGCGCTCCCTGAGCGCTCCACAGGCCGCGTGTGGCTTTCAACAACAACGTGAGGCCGCACGGTGCTAAAGGAGGCGTTCCTGCGGACGCCAAGGGTGGCCGAACCCGAGCTGTAATGATCACTTCTGCCCAGAGATTCGTTTCTCCTTAAAGAGCCCGTCATGTAGTGCGAGTCTTTAGCTGACTGGGACGTGGTCACAAAGACAGACTGAGGCCTGACCGCCACCTGCCGCACGCCGTTTCTCATCCGGACGCCTCCGTTGACCAAAGCCGAGGGCTTTGAGAAGCCTCCGGGAGGCTTGGATGGGATGGGCGGAGAGTTCCCCCTCATGCTCTGATGCTGCTGGGTCAGAACCTGGATGTTGATGTTATTCAGGGCCAGGACGTGCTGCTCGTTCTTCTCCAGGCTGTTGGACTTAGTGCCACAGTTTCCATCTGACTCTAACACACCTGCATCAGCCACCTTCTTGACAGGTTCAAGGTAGTACGAAGGAGCCCAGCCCTCCTCTGAGCCCCAGCGGACGTACCACCAACCGCTCTCCAGCTTCTCCAGAACCTCCACCTCCACACCGGCTGGAAAGCTGATCTCAGAGTCCTGGACCTTCTTGTAGACGTCGACAGAACGATACAAGGTGGGGCCTTCGACGTCTGAGTCCCCGCGGCTGCCCTTGGAGTAAACCGAAGACAGATCCGATGTGCTGCGGGAACACATGGAGCCCTCTGAGGAGACCACCGAGGCCGTCTCAGAGTCGTCCCCTCGAGACGGTTTCAGGCTGTGGCGAAACTGACTGGTAGGCCGGAGCTGCCGTCTCAGAGAGCTGATGTCCATCCTCTCAGGGCTCTGGGGTTCGGATTTCGTCAGGAGGGGTTTGGGCCTGACGGAAGGTTTGGGCCTGGTGGAGGGGCTCTGACCAATCCCCTGCTCCAGATCCCGACTGAGGGCAGAGCTTTTCTTCGGACCTCTGCCCAGTTCGTCTGATGAAGAAtgagggctgctgtcctgggaCCTCATGTCCACACGTCTGCCCAGAGTCTGGCTTCTTCTCGTCAGCTCTGGTGTCATGGGAGTCCTGGGTCTGCCAGCCAGGGCTGACGATCCGGACGGTTTCCGTGGGACTGTGGACGAATGGTAGCTCCTCGGGGAACTGGGCTCACTGGATCCTTTAGCGATGGTTCCTTCAATGCCACTGCTTGGCCTAAAACCATCGTTCTCATAGATGCACTCCTCCTTAGAGATCTCCTCCACAGATCTGTAGGAGGTTCTTCGATGGGCGAAAACTGGGGACGCTTTGCAGACGGGAGGCGTGGCTTTACTCGATGGAGGGGAGCTGCGGTACTTGTCACCGCCCACATCCTGCGGACGCTCATTCTTCAGAAAGTCCGCTTCAGACTCTCCTTCACACCCAACTGCAGGAACATCGTATTCAGGCTCCTCATAAACAGGTCTGCTGGGCGTCTCTGGGGCTTTGGAGGCGGggtttggtggaggggggggcTCTTTGGGCTCCTGTTTCTTGACAGGGGGAGCCGGAGGAGGAACTTTCGGTCGGGTGAGAGTGCTGCTCCGTCGGTTGAGGTTGGGCTTCTTGCGTTTGTCGATGTAAGAGCAGGGAGCCCAGCCCTCCATCTCACCTATCTGCACGTACCACCAGCCTCCCGGGTTCTTCTCGATCACCTGgaaccagaaacacaaacagctgcttgAAAGGAAGTCATTCAGGTTAGAACTTTTCAACCAGAAGCTTCAGGTTAATTTATACTTGAGCCAAATTATACTTTGGCCGTCACTTTGTACCCCGAATGAAAAGACGTCTGCCTGTCTGTGAACCCGCCTGGACCCGCTTCGGACCATCATAAGCATAAATCTTTATgtctttaaggtcagttagctgcggcagccatctttatttgGCTGACTCCAAAGTTCATCAGgtatagatgcacatccaatgattactctgagagattcattaaaatccatccaatagttcatgaaatattttgctcttAGACAAAAGCAAGTCTATGACTGCCCACCTTTCACGGCAgcaggcaacaaaaaaacataattcgaTTCAAATCTGGGTAAAAAGCTCCTAAAATGATATGAAACTTCatatatttgtataaaaacacaagcaggctGGGTTGTGGTTCCTGAATGACTGAAGGAGGTGAAGGattgtcttcttctgctgcagcaggaggaggaaaagatcAAGTcctcaacaaacaaaaatccaccAGGTTAGAGGTGTGGAAGTTATTTGGTTGAAGTACAAACGGACCAGAAATGTTGAGGACTCGGTTACGTGGAAGCATTTAAATCCTGCAGGAGGAAGTTAGAAAAGCTGCCAGAGAATTTAACCTTCATCTCAGGATGAAGTATTTACAATATTAACTTCATGTTTCTAATGGTGTCTTTGCAGAAGgacaaaaacctgcaggatcCCATTCAGACACGTCTCAAGGTCACGTTCCGCTCGGCTGACGTGCAAATGAAACAAGGTGTGTCCTCTtacatcagccttttgtcctccacGGAAACTGATGCCATCAGAGATGGAGGACTGGAAATCTGCAATGGTGTAATACTCTGCTTCCACAGCAGGGGGCTCTGGTGGTTTGGGTAACTGGAAACCCTGCAGAGAGACGGGAGTTGCACAGAATAATGTTATTATGTACATAATAATACTGATGATTTAACAGGTTTAAGCTTCAGATGCTCTAAAACACGTTTTATTGGTTGCCGTGGTAACCAGGGAGCCATGACTTTACTCCCTGTGTGTTCATTAAAAGGTTTTTCGAGTTTTCTTCACTTGACTTTGCTAACGGAGGATCTTACCAGGTTGGTTTCTCTTCGTGGGGGAGGTTTCTGTCTCAGGTTGGGAGACCCTGAAGGACACAAGAACAGATTCCAGTAAACAGAAAGTTCCcacaagatgaaaaacaaacaaactcaaatcttCATGTTAGAACAACTACACAGCCGTTAGAaacagcagccatgttgtttacCTACAGCACCAAAGCCtacacagaagaaaaataacaaataaaaacaacagtggTTCAATCCGCTCTCGGCTCACCGATCTCCACCCTGTGAGGAGCGACCCGTGCCACAGCCGGGGAGCCCGGCTCTCCCCGGGCCTTGTTTTCGTTCAGGGCGGCGCTCGCCGCCAGCATCCCCAGGCAGGGGCTGTTGGTGTCGCGGCCGGCGCTCAGCCTCCGGCCCGTCTCAGCGTTGATCTCAGAGTTATAGGGCATGGGGAGGCTGATCTCGCTCTTGGAGATGTGGCGCTCGGGCGTGCTGCTGCCCTCGCCGTCTGTCTGGATGTCCTTCTCGCTGACGGACTTCTTCTGCAGCAGGTTGCTGATCTCCATGATGTTGCCGATGATCTCCACGGGGCCCGTCAGGGTCTTCTTACGAGGCGAGAAGTCCTCTCTAAGTTTCTTCAAGTAGGAGGCCGGGGCCCAGCCCTCCTTTCCTAAATATCTGTGGgttaaagaaagaagaataaGATCTAAATGTCTGACTGGTTGCTGCTTTCTTGGTGTTTATCACTaaagagtcaaaacaaaactgagagcCTCTGCAGACATTTTAGACTCTGATCAGCTGTTCATCAGTCAGTTTTCACTTTCTGTTGATTTGGACTCAGATGCTTATTTAGGCAAACCtttaaaactgtgtaaaatcatttatcatttacaaaacaaactcttttttccccatatgtatttaaaacacataatatCTTCAACAACctgaattaaaaatgtttctgatctGTAGCACAataaaattcatcaagtgaGCCAAAGGCAATTAAGCAGCCTCCATAATTCATGCAAAGAAGCATCTCAGCCTTTATTATTAGCTAAATGAGTCATTTGTGaagcaataagtaaatgttcCAAATGCATATAGActcatttctctctgcaggagCCATCTTCTGCTCAGAACGAACATCTTTGCTCATCTTTGAACAGTGAAACCCACATTTCACTGTTCAGAGAACAAACTCAGACCCATGGGTAGGATTCTGTTTCCTGAAGCTCCACTGACACTAGGAACTCAACAAACATATACAAATGTCAtgtatcaataaaaaaaaggtgtcaacaaaggtcaaaggtttccagacagtggtgagagcggccatgatggtttggagacagaacaggaagtgtcagagctgaagatgttgaggttctccttgggagggacgaggatggacaggatcaggaatgaggacatcagaggtccagcacaggttgaaggactgggagacaaagactgagacggtttggacatgtccagaggagggacagaaggaggttagagacagagaggacagatatggatgcagttagagaggacgtggaggacagaggacacagaggacagagttaaaTGGAGGACGACTCGTttggagacccctgaagaggaatcagctgaagaagaagaagaatataaataaaatgagctaCAGAAGAGACAGTTTTCTCTTTCAGAGCATCACATCAGCAGAATTCTGTATCCTGTTCTCTGAGACAATTTGTTTGGAAGTTCTCAGGCCTAAGAGGCACATTTCAGCTGCCACCAGGCAACATTTCAAACTgtgatcaaacaaacaaactgtcaggaagtgaactcaacacacacacacacacacacaccagcaggaGAGGACCACATGTTGAGCTTTAATCACCGAGCTGAGCGATCTGAGCAATAAGAAGGTTctgaatgatgacaacaaaaacTCTTATTGTTCTCTGAGGAGAATTATTCCagtcacagtgtgtgtgtgtgtggggggggggatgaaGAGCTGACCCACCTGATGTACCACCAGCCCTCCAGGTTCTTCTGGATCACCTCCACGGTGACCCCTTTCTCAAAGCTCACCTCGTCCATGCCCTGACTGCTGTACGACTGAACCGTCACATATTTCTCCTctggaagagaagaaaacaaaccgaCTGAGTGAAAGCATCACGACGGAGTGTTTTTAGGACAAAATGGAATATGTGAGCgatataaaacaaatcattttgaTCCAACCACAGATTTCCCCTCTTTGTCCcggacaacaacaacaaacagcgccccctggtggtcaACACATCCCCCAGTGGCTGACCATCTGAACCCTGATCCGGCGCTCGGCTCTTCTGGGAGGAGCTCCACAGAAAGCAGGATTTCTCTCTTCTCTCACGCTCTGCAGGCCTTCCAGGAAATCCCTCCACGGGCTTAACGCAGGGTTGGAGGAGGTTTGGGGATTTACGGACACCGAGGCAAAAAGAAGGCCTGGACTCCAGGACTCCAACCTCcgagcagaggacagagttaaaTAAGCAGAAGGATCTGGATGAGATCTGGTCAGGTGGTTTGAGACAGCAGGGATTCATGTTCATCACTGCAAAGCAGCTGAGGCTGTACATGTGGAGCAGAATGGAAAGTCTGGCTCTGAACCTCGGCAtgctcggtgtgtgtgtgtgtgtcggtgtgtgtgtgtgtgtgtgtgtgtgtgtgtgtgtgtgtgtgtgtgggtgtgtgtgtgtgtgtgtgtgtttgcagatggaAAGAGAACAACAACGTGCACAGCTTCCAGGAGAATCTACCAACACAGAGGTAAAGTCTGACCTGCAGGGATCAGAGGAATGATTAAAGATCAGCTCGATCACATGTAttacctgcacacacacacacacatcagggAGCTGAGCGCTCGGGCAGCAGGACTCTGGAAATCAAATCAGGGCTTAATGTCTCCAATAAGACAGCAGAAGGAGGAACGTTCTCGAAGAACAGAGACGCTCTGAGCTGATCCAAGGGTTCGACGTtaaaaatgctgagtcagcattcacacttttgcttcagtttatttatttatttatgttgtgtttctgatctaacgttcagctcgttcagctgctgaaacttttatatttttttttatatttcacctaatttgcagatatttgaaccgtaaaaatcaatttaaatctCTTCGGTTCCTTCACAACATCGTTCTCCTGCAGAGCTGCAAACCCTCTTCGTTCAGCTGAAGCCCATTAACGTCCACAGGGACTTATTTAGCAATTCGAGGGGAACTTTGCCTGCCATTAAAATTCAGAGCTTACTGTTCCCGAAGCTGCAGGAAGATcggagaataaaaacaaacttttctgcaTCAGCTTGGTTAGTTTTATTGCTGGAACCAGGAGCATCATGTCAGTCAGGCCTGCAGAACCGAACAGGTTCTGGGAGAATGAGCTGATGGAAAGTGTGAAAACGGGGCAGCGGTCCAATCAGCAGCCTGGCTTTAATCAGACCAGCTCTGAGTCACCCGGCACGCTGTCGCCACCAGAGAGCGAGAGCAGGAAACCTCcgttttaaacctttatttatggCACCGGCACCAGTTCAGCTCACACTTTATTGTTTCCTtattcaaagtttttgtttctttgtttgacattttagcttttttcatttacttGAACTTGCTGTGGGAATTTCTTCTTAAAGTTTTAGATTTCATGATTGGTGCTGTGAGGTAAAACTTCCTGCTAAATGTAAATCCGGACAGTTATTAGCTCGTTTGAGGAGGGATCTGCAAGAATAAATTCACAACCGTTTGGAACGATTAGAGTAAATTCTTTTTCAGGGATGTTGAAACTGAAGCATTTAACAGCTTCTTCTCTAAACGCCGACATGAACTCAGGACTTCCTTCAGTAATAATctaaactgactgatttatcaCTGTAGAAGAAGAGCACAGACTGTGGTTTAACTTAATGAGTCTTAATCACTGGGActtctatattacccagcatgctctTCTTCGTCTTGTGTTCCCATCATGGCCGCCCACATAGATCCTTCCTGTTGTCTCTAATCAGAGCTTTGATGCTCAGAAAAATCAAggatttaaagacataaaaaaggaaTCAGGAAGAGGGTTTTAACCTggagtttcagaataaaagcccaTAGATACTCTTCAAATTAAGAGTCTGCCTCTGTTGGGCTTCAGAGAAGAAAGTTGGTGGATTTTGGGGCAGGATCTGCTTCAGTAAATTATGAAttctagtttattttgaaactttaaacAATGGACCTGCCGGGGTCTGTGAATAAAACTCTTTCATGTTTAattcatttataataaacaacCAGATTCTTTTAGATTCTTGTAGTAATTAAGagctttttaaagcagaaacacagTTACACAATCATTCTCAGGGCTCCGAGTTCACTCTGCAGGAGCCAAAAAGCCTTAATGCACTCCAATTATTCTGCTGCTCAGTGGGAGCCGAGCGGCGAAGAAACGTTTAAGATTTCCCTGATGAAGCCGAGTCCTGGCCACCCAACTCGCAGCTCCTGGCGGGATCCCGAGGCAGGCTGCTGTCGGCGTAAACAAAGTCGTTTACCATCAGAGCcgaggtgggcgatcatgtaacatgtgtgttagtttgtctgctgttagcaaaatattccatctGCACCTGTTAACTTTTAAcgtcagcttgattcaagatggccgccgtaTAAAAGACAGACACAGCTGCAgatcaggcagttttacagacttaGCTCCTTATCTGCAGAACGGACTCAGAGCCTTTAAAATCcatcagctaaaagcttatTCAGGTGTTATAAAAGCTTCTAACACCTTTCTGTCCTCATGTGGCTCCAGCTGTTAGAGCCTTGAATTGGTTTGGGTGATGTGTGACCTTTCACCTCTGCTCTGCTGACGGTTAACGATGCCACCGAGGGTCCAGCGGCGGTCCAGCCTCTTCAGGTGAGCCTTTCGTCTTTTAGTTACTGATGAGGAGCAGGAgcaaccaaaagacaaaaacaaagaaaaagatgttaGTTTGAGAAGCTGCTGTTAGAAAAACTGAGACATGAAGGGTTAACGAGCCgaacagctttttatttgtgttttaaaatgatgataTCTGAGTTTAGTTAGtaaattgtttaataaaactaaagttcATTAGAAGTACATTTAGAAGAGTAATTATAACAGTTagttattattataataaagttGTGTTCAGGTGAGCTGATCTCAGAGAACTTAGCTGAACTTTTAACCTGGTTTATTCCTCGTTAGCTGGAAGCAGCAGTTATAAAGCGATTAGCCTCCATCTTCTCTGAGGACACATTAACCAGAGGAAGGCCAGATGGAGAACAAGACTCCTCGATAATCTAATTCCTTCTCTGTCGCTCAGCTCGTCTTCTTCCTCCCTCTTTCATCCCTTCATCATCCCATCCGACCCACCGAGCGCCAGCCTCCTCCCGATGACCTCCTAATTGAAATATCAGCCGCGGCACAAAGAGGAAATGTTATTTGGAGGCCTGACGGTTCCTCTCCAGCGGGTTGAACTGTCAGCAGAATTCGGTTACGGACCTCGTGGAGATACTGAGATGTAGGAGAGGATGGAAAGTGACCATGTGGGAAACCCGGAGACAGAACCAGGACTGGAAGGACAGCTTTaggaacaggaagagaaatGTCCAGGATGTCCTTCTTGTTTATTTcacgtgtttgtttttcctccagatGTCAGACAGATGTGCTTGTATGCAGATCCACAAACaacctttaaaacttttattatctttaatcaGCTCTCAGCTGACCTCCAGTCTTTCAGGTAATAACTCTGCTGCTCAGGTGGGGTCACATGAGTTCACAGGTGGTCCTACAGATCAGATCTGGACCGATTGGGTCCTGACTACCAAACATATGCTGGTCAGAAGAGGTCCGAGGGAAATCTGACCTGTATTCAGTTCTGTCCAATCACAAACACATCTCTGAAACCTCTGAGGAGTTTGTTTGGTTGGAGTTGGGCGTCCATattggaaccaggttctgtttcccatcatgcatctcatcctgttcttgttttttagaTTCACTCTCTGGATTAAGAGCCTCTGCAGagtcttcagttttctttatatTAAACCTTCTTCAGTCGTCGGGACCTTTCAGCATTTCTtcagtcagaaaacaaaacgtttCATTCTTCTAATACAGGCAACATTACATCTTCGAAATGTGAGGAGAGTGCCagctcatctgtgtgtgtgtgtgtgagaacagagactccagaagaagaaaacagcagcagataaGTTTCTGGGACAGCTGTCATCGTTCTAACAGTGTGgagacagaaaatatttgtcCCGTTATCCCGTGGCAGCTTACAGCTTCATAAACTGTTGCATCATCCACTGAAAAGTTCTATTCTGCAGCACATATCTGCATTCTTGTGTGTTTGCACGTTATATATCtgcgctgtgtgtgtgtgagggggggttGGGACACGGTGATGAAATGCTCCCTCCCAGCAGTCAGACTAAACATTCGGGAGAACAGGGTCACAACAACACGAGGTTCCTGCGCCCCGGGGGAGCAGCCAGGACTTTTCTGTGGTGCAGAGTGGTTCGGTTTCCCCATCACCCTGTGCCCGAGGCCTCCGAGGCTCCAGATGTGTTTATAAATGTGTCGACCTCTAACTTCATGAAGAGAAGGAGACCTCCTCCCAAcagcctttctgtgttttatgactttaataATGTCTGAGAGAACAAACCTTCTCCGGTTCTGGAGGTGCCCAGATCCAAATCGTCTTTCGTTCCATTCTGGGAGTCCAGGTACGTGGCCGGGACCCAGCCCTGCTCCTCGGCTGTACTGACGAACCACCAACCTGCGcacagagggagggggggttaaacaaaccttcagctcattcaggagggGGGTGCTAACTTTTAACAGAAATCCattcagatctcttcagttctttcaaaactttgttctctttaaatctgcttcagctgctggctcaGTTtatgtcttcttatgctactttgaGCGTAGCTTTAGCTATTTTATTCCtgctttctgctacttttagctttaagctagtgttttcctgtttttggctTTCAGGTAGTGTTCTCAGAGCATCTCTTGGTTGGC of the Kryptolebias marmoratus isolate JLee-2015 linkage group LG3, ASM164957v2, whole genome shotgun sequence genome contains:
- the sh3pxd2aa gene encoding SH3 and PX domain-containing protein 2A isoform X4, with the protein product MIGVPPPSDSLSNGWLPEAVEGRPFLSTALLIFHHSSTHLLPRLQQLLSFSLFFCSSLLPVVWICLSGQSFGHSVGARCSACGSFSRLPSFCFDFRCSSVVRSGPGVDAAARPDVWDDATELRGRVLIGRGGIDSSEPMVLEQYVAVANYERQENSEINLKVGETVDVIEKSESGWWFVSTAEEQGWVPATYLDSQNGTKDDLDLGTSRTGEVTKRRKAHLKRLDRRWTLGGIVNRQQSREEKYVTVQSYSSQGMDEVSFEKGVTVEVIQKNLEGWWYIRYLGKEGWAPASYLKKLREDFSPRKKTLTGPVEIIGNIMEISNLLQKKSVSEKDIQTDGEGSSTPERHISKSEISLPMPYNSEINAETGRRLSAGRDTNSPCLGMLAASAALNENKARGEPGSPAVARVAPHRVEIGSPNLRQKPPPRRETNLGFQLPKPPEPPAVEAEYYTIADFQSSISDGISFRGGQKADVIEKNPGGWWYVQIGEMEGWAPCSYIDKRKKPNLNRRSSTLTRPKVPPPAPPVKKQEPKEPPPPPNPASKAPETPSRPVYEEPEYDVPAVGCEGESEADFLKNERPQDVGGDKYRSSPPSSKATPPVCKASPVFAHRRTSYRSVEEISKEECIYENDGFRPSSGIEGTIAKGSSEPSSPRSYHSSTVPRKPSGSSALAGRPRTPMTPELTRRSQTLGRRVDMRSQDSSPHSSSDELGRGPKKSSALSRDLEQGIGQSPSTRPKPSVRPKPLLTKSEPQSPERMDISSLRRQLRPTSQFRHSLKPSRGDDSETASVVSSEGSMCSRSTSDLSSVYSKGSRGDSDVEGPTLYRSVDVYKKVQDSEISFPAGVEVEVLEKLESGWWYVRWGSEEGWAPSYYLEPVKKVADAGVLESDGNCGTKSNSLEKNEQHVLALNNINIQVLTQQHQSMRGNSPPIPSKPPGGFSKPSALVNGGVRMRNGVRQVAVRPQSVFVTTSQSAKDSHYMTGSLRRNESLGRSDHYSSGSATLGVRRNASFSTVRPHVVVESHTRPVERSGSAFSTSNVQDALSRANQRNGIPVSTVRPKPIEKNQLIHNNLGRDVYVSIADYRGDEETMGFTEGTCLEVLERNPNGWWYCQVQDSLVPRKGWVPSNYLERKK
- the sh3pxd2aa gene encoding SH3 and PX domain-containing protein 2A isoform X5, with the protein product MQLLDKFPIEGGQKDPKKRIIPFLPGKILFRRSHVRDVAMKRLRFIDDYCRALVRLPSHISQSEEVLRFFETKTDDIHPPEEDYGSKRKSVWMYGFTDSPRKEASGIDSSEPMVLEQYVAVANYERQENSEINLKVGETVDVIEKSESGWWFVSTAEEQGWVPATYLDSQNGTKDDLDLGTSRTGEVTKRRKAHLKRLDRRWTLGGIVNRQQSREEKYVTVQSYSSQGMDEVSFEKGVTVEVIQKNLEGWWYIRYLGKEGWAPASYLKKLREDFSPRKKTLTGPVEIIGNIMEISNLLQKKSVSEKDIQTDGEGSSTPERHISKSEISLPMPYNSEINAETGRRLSAGRDTNSPCLGMLAASAALNENKARGEPGSPAVARVAPHRVEIGSPNLRQKPPPRRETNLGFQLPKPPEPPAVEAEYYTIADFQSSISDGISFRGGQKADVIEKNPGGWWYVQIGEMEGWAPCSYIDKRKKPNLNRRSSTLTRPKVPPPAPPVKKQEPKEPPPPPNPASKAPETPSRPVYEEPEYDVPAVGCEGESEADFLKNERPQDVGGDKYRSSPPSSKATPPVCKASPVFAHRRTSYRSVEEISKEECIYENDGFRPSSGIEGTIAKGSSEPSSPRSYHSSTVPRKPSGSSALAGRPRTPMTPELTRRSQTLGRRVDMRSQDSSPHSSSDELGRGPKKSSALSRDLEQGIGQSPSTRPKPSVRPKPLLTKSEPQSPERMDISSLRRQLRPTSQFRHSLKPSRGDDSETASVVSSEGSMCSRSTSDLSSVYSKGSRGDSDVEGPTLYRSVDVYKKVQDSEISFPAGVEVEVLEKLESGWWYVRWGSEEGWAPSYYLEPVKKVADAGVLESDGNCGTKSNSLEKNEQHVLALNNINIQVLTQQHQSMRGNSPPIPSKPPGGFSKPSALVNGGVRMRNGVRQVAVRPQSVFVTTSQSAKDSHYMTGSLRRNESLGRSDHYSSGSATLGVRRNASFSTVRPHVVVESHTRPVERSGSAFSTSNVQDALSRANQRNGIPVSTVRPKPIEKNQLIHNNLGRDVYVSIADYRGDEETMGFTEGTCLEVLERNPNGWWYCQVQDSLVPRKGWVPSNYLERKK